The segment GTGAGAGCACAGAGCAAGATCAAACCGACCGTCTTCAAACGAAAGGGATGGTAAGCTTTCAGCAAAATAACGTTTTTCCTTTTTCCCTTTTTCGAAGTCCGCTAAAAACTCACGCATGGCCGCCAAGCGAACCCGACCTAACTCATCCATTGATCGCACCGTTTCCCAAACAAAATCTTCTTTGTTTCTGGACACCTGCTCGATAACATCGTCGAAGGTTTTATTAATTTGTTGTTCGATTTGCTCGCCACTGAATTGGTAAATGGGGTCAATGGATGTGACGGTATGCCCAAGTTGATTCATTTCACAGTTAAAGCTGGCCGGACCGTCTCCACAACTTAAGATTCGTGATTTGAAGTCTTCGCCCTCAAGATCGAACATCTTGACGTACTCTGCAAACGAACGGCCCCAGGGAACCACTTCATTCAGTACAAATCCCATTCTTATCCTTTCACCAAACCCAATGCCCGGATTTCATTGCTGACATCCCAAGTTCACTGAGACATCAAATAGTATCAGCGCGATTCGATCGTGACTTCCGTGAGTATGGAATTGGCAATAAAGCACGCGCCGTGCGCCTTTTGATGAATCGCATCTATTTCTTCGCTGGTGGGCGTTTTATCCCCTCTCCACACCACTTTCGGCCGCAGGATCGCACGCGTGACCGCCAGCTTGCCGTCCGCATTTTTTTCCAGAAATCCCACCGCATCGTCATCGTAACTTTTAACGTTCAAGCGCTTCTTCGCGGAAATGGCCAGGAAAGTGAGCATGTGACAACTGGATAAGGCCCCGACCAGCGCTTCCTCAGGATCGACGCAATCGGGATTGCCCTTAAAAGAAGGCGCTGAAGACGCCTTGATCTCGGCTCCGTTTTCGAAAGTCAATAAGTGATCCCGATTGAAAGAATCATAAACAAACGCTTCCGAATCATTAATCCAATTCACTCGCACTCGATGTTCCGACATATTCTTTCTCCTCTCTTGCCAATAACGATAGATGACCCCTTTTCCCACCGGGCGGGGCCCGGCGGTCACTTGAATTTCCGCATCACCCCGATCACCACACCCTGGATTTTAAAATCACCCTCTTTAACGATGATCGGTTCCATCTCCAGGTTGGCCGGCTGCAAACGGACCTGACCCTTTTCCCGGTAAAACCGTTTCAAGGTCGCTTTTTCGTTGTCCAGTAACGCCACCACCGTTTCCCCGTTTTCCGCCCACTCCCGGCGCTCGGCAATGACGTAATCGCCATCACGGATATGATCCTCGATCATCGAATCGCCTTTGACACGAAGCACGAAGACATCTTTATCTGCCGCATCGGGCATGAGGGCAACCACCTCGCGGTTTTCCAGAACCTCGATCGGCTTTCCCGCCACAATATGGCCCAGTAAAACGTATTCCCGGGATAAGGCGCTCTCCGCCTCCTCGGTGATTTCGATGGCGCGGCTCAGGTTGTGTTGTTTTCGGATCAAACCCTTGTCTTCCAGGTGGGTTAGATGTTTGTGCACCGTCGCCGGAGAGTTGAGGTTGAACTGTTTGCCAATTTCCATGATGCTCGGCGCGTACCCCTTCCTGCTGATGTGATCTTTCAGGTATTGGTAGATCTCTTGCTGACGTTTGGTCAGATGCATTCCGCCATTCCTCATCTCGTTATTCCAAAACTGGCCCCCTCTTCTCAAAGGGGAAACCGGGGGGTTTTTGTTTGAGTATAGGCGAAAATTAAACGAAAATCAACTGCCGGCCACAGGGGCAGGACCAACAGGAAATGGATCAAAAGAGGAGTAAGCTTGGATGGTTTTGGATGAAAGGCCAAAAGCGGAACGGGCAATCAGTGCCCGTTTCTTAGAACGAAATTGCGGAGGATTTGGTTTTATCCTTGGAAATCGAAGCCGGCTGAGTGCCAAGAGCGGGTTTTTCTGAAGAGACCACCTGCTTCGAAACAGCGACAGGGTTTTTCTGAAGAACCGGAATTTGATCTTTCAGACGATCTTTTAAAATACCCGGAGCCTGAGAAGATGCGACCTTGCTGGTATCGGGAGATTCAGCCCCAATAACGTCAGCCCAGTAAACTTTTTGGTTTCCTTCTCCCTCTCCACCATTCCACGCCGTGGCGATCTTCGGCTCATGAAAAGTTTTTTCCGCATCCGCCTGACCCGGGTTTTTCACGATGGAAGTCAGTTTATCGACCATATTCGAGGTCAGTTCATTCAGCTTCAATTTGTTGGTCACCAGATAGATGGGCGCGATCACCGCCGCGGCCATTCCAGTGGGAATTTTCGCGATGCCCTGGATGTCCGATCCGGTTTGTTCCGCCACCCATAAGATTTCGCCGCTGCGCGTGTCGATCATCTCCACCGAAACACTGAGTTCGATAGAAGAATGGATCAGGAAATAGCTTTTTTGCACTCGATTGATCCGGCTCAATAAGACCGCATCGACCCCGAGAACCTCACCAAACGTGACCGGGTCCAGTTCTCCGTATTTGGCCGGGTCCATTAACCCATGATTTTTTAATTGACCGTCGACAATATAATGTTCCAAAACCTTAAAGGGCGACTGCCTCAAGTTGGCGTGCAGGTTTTGGCGGAACATATGAGCCATTTCCATCTGCCCGTCGTTCTGCACTTCCACAGGCAGAATGGCCACCGTTTGCAGGGAAGACAAGTTGTTCAAATTGCCTGAAACCCGGGTTTGCAAATTGTTCGCACACGCGGAAAGCCCCGCCGCTAAAACAAAAATCAGCAGAAAGCGTATTCCTTTTTTGTAAATCGGCGGCATATTCTTCATCATTTTCGTCCAGGTTAAATTCCGGGTTCACCCGTCCAGGTTTTGGAAGCCGGCCCAATCCAGATTTTTTGAGTATTTTCTGGAATGATGTGCAGGGAATATGCCAAAAGTAGGAAGTATTTATCATTTTAAACAATCATCAATTTAACAATGCATTTATTTTATAAATATTATTCACCTGAAATTAATGTTAAAAATTTTTAGCACAATTTAATCCTTATGTGTGATTTATATCACAGTATTTTTAAGAAAATAAGCGCGGTTCCTCAAGTCTTTAATTTTTCCCGAAAAAATAAACTGGGTTAATATAAGAGTTCTGAGCACTTACCCTGAAGGAATACCGTGAAAAAAATCTATACATCCTCATTGGCAATACTGACTTTTTTATTCACTATGGGGCTGGATGGAAGGGTTGCGGCTGACCAAAATCCTTCTAAAACCGCGCCAAAGAACGCCAATCTACGGATCGGCGTGATCGGGGATACCGGAATCGGAGAACGGGCCTTTCACTGGGGATTTTTAGCCGTCCAGAAAGCCCTTCGGGAATCCCGTCCTGATGTTTTGCTGCATTTAGGGGATTTTGTCTATCAGCCGAAATTTCAACCGCAAACCTGCCCCACAAAATATATCCGGGAAATCCGGGAAACCCTGGTCGACCCTTACCCTTTCCGCCTATTCGTCCCAGGAGACAACGACCTGCCGTCTCACATTCGAAAACCCAAGGCTTCCGGGTGTTGGAACCACATCGACCTCCTGGACACCCCTTTTGATGGGAATTCTGGTCCAAATGAAGATCCGCCCCGTTTTGAGGGCACGAAAACCATCGGCAATACCTTTTTCGCCATTTTAAACACCTATCCCTGGAAAGACCCCACCAGCTGGCTGGCTCCCAAAATAAAAGCCGCAAAAGACAAAGGTCTGTGGATCATCGTGGCCCTGCACGAGCCCGCCATCACCACCGCCTGGTACCTCAACAAGCGGGACACGGTGTTAAAGCAGCTAAACGCCCTGAAGCCGGATCTGGTATTTTCCGGGAACCAGCATTCCTACGAGCGGTTTCATCCTTTGGGAATACCGAGGAAGGGAGAAAAGTTACCGGTGCATAAATCGCAGTCTTTCACATACCAAAGAGGCCAGGGAACGATCCACATCATTTCAGGTGGAGGAGGAGCCACCTTCAAACCGTTTGCCGACCAGCAGGGATACAAAGACCGCACCGCGCCCGAGGATGTGTTTGACGCGCTAGCGAAACGCGCGTTGATGAATCACTATATTATTCTGGAAGTTTCAGCAAAGGTTCTTAAAGGAACCACTTACCGGGTGTGCCCTGGGAGCGATCCGACAGGGAAATCGGACACCCGTTGGAAAGCGAATAAACCGATGTGGGAAAACATCACTTTGGAATGCACGGGCAAACCGGAGGGAGTTAAAAAATTCGATCAGTTTGAAATTTTAAGGGAAGATCCTTCAGGAAAATAATTGCCCAGCGTCAGGAATCGCATTCTTTAAGCAACGCGTCCACTTCGTCGCAGGTTTTTTTGACTTCTTCCGCGGAGTTGTTCAACGCGGCGGTTTCTTCATCGGTGAGTTTCAGTTCGATGATTTTTTCCATCCCGTGGATCCCCATTTTGACGGGGACCCCGAAAAAGATATTGCTCCACCCGTATTCGCCTTCGAGATAAGCCGTGCAGGGGAGGATTCTCTTTTTATCGTGCAAAATCGCTTCAATCATTTTTGCCACAGACGCACCGGGAGCCAGAAAGGCACTGCCCTTTTTCAATAGTCCCACAATTTCCGCCCCGCCTTTACGTGTCCGCTCCACAAGCCGGTCAATTTGCTCCTGAGTCATGAGTTCGGTGATGGGAATCCCCGAAACCGTCGTGTACCGGGGAAGAGGCACCATCGAATCTCCATGTCCACCCAACACCATGGCGTCCACATCGACCAGGGAGCAATCTAACTCCAGAGACACAAACGTTCTGAGCCGGGCGGAATCCAGCACCCCGGCCATCCCCACAATTTGAGTTCTGGGAAGGCCGGATACTTTTTTGGCCAGATAAACCATGGCATCCAGCGGATTGGAAACCAGGATGATGATCGGGTTCCGGGAATACTTCATGATCTGTTCCGTCACGGACTTGACGATTTTGGCATTTATCGCAAGAAGCTCCTCCCGGCTCTGCCCCGGTTTCCTGGGAAGACCGGCGGTGATGACCACAATGTCGGATTCCGCGGTGTCCTTATAATCGTTGGTGCCGACGATGAGACTGTCGAAAACCTGGAGACAACCCGACTCCTGAAGGTCCAAAGCTTTCCCCTGCGGAATACCATCCGCGATATCAATGAGCACGACATTGCCAAGATTATTGTATGCACACAGCTGGGCAACGGTGGTGCCCACCTGTCCGGCTCCGACCACCGTGATTTTTCTCCGCGAGGAATTCATATTTATCGGTCCTGTGAGGTTATGGAAAAATTGGGATTGGGGCTTGCGCCCCAATCCCATTTTGCAATCAGCTCAAAAACAATCAACCCGCCAAGCTGTCCAATATGCCGTTGAAAGTGGCGCTCGGACGCATACCAGCTCTGACCTTTTCCGGGTCGGGACGATAATAACCGCCGATATCGACCGGCTTGCCTTTCGCGGCAGTCAGCTCTTTGAGGATCGTATCCAGTTTAGCCTCAAGTTCCTTCGCCACAGGAGTGAAACGTTTTTTAAGATCCTGATCGTCATTTTGCGCCGCCAATTCCTGCGCCCAGTAAAGTGTCAGGTAAACATGAGTTCCGGCGTTGTCCAACTCACCCACCTCACGACCCGGCGATTTTTTATTTTCCATCAACTTGCCGGCGGCCCGGTCCAGCGTCTCAGCCAGCACCTGCGCTTTGGCATTGTTGGTCGTTCTGCTCAAATGCGCCAAGGACTCCGAAAGAGCCAGAAACTCACCCAGCGACTCCCATCTCAAATGCCCTTCCTTAACAAACTGCTGAACGTGTTTAGGCGCCGAACCTCCCGCACCGGTCTCAAAAAGACCGCCACCTTGAATCAGCGGAACGATGGAAAGCATTTTTGCGCTGGTACCCAGTTCTAAAATCGGGAACAGGTCAGTCAGATAATCCCTGAGAACATTTCCAGTTGCGGAGATGGTGTCTTTGCCTTCTTTTGCCCGCTGCAGGGCATGTTTCATGGCATCGACAGGAGCCATGGTTTGAATGTCCAGACCGCTCGTATCGTGATCCTTCAAATAGCGGTTGAGTTTTTCAATGAGCTGGGCATCGTGCGCCCGGTCTTTATTCAACCAGAAAACCACCGGCGTTTCGGACAAGCGGGCTCTGCTGACCGCCAGCTTGACCCAGTCCTGAATGGGAATGTCTTTCACCGCACAACTGCGGAAAATATCGCCTTCTTCCACATCGTGCTCGTGCAGGGTTTGACCGGCGCCGTCGACCACCCGGATGGAGCCTTTTCCGGGGGCTTCGAAGGTCTTGTCATGCGACCCATATTCCTCCGCTTTTTGAGCCATGAGACCAACGTTGGGAACCGTTCCCATCGTGGTCGGATCGAATTCGCCGTTGTCCCGGCAAAAATCGATCGCCGACTGATAAATTCCCGCGTAGCTGTTGTCCGGAATAAGGGCCAGTGTGTCGTGTTCCTTACCATCAGGACCCCACATTTTTCCTGAGGTTCGAATGGCGGCCGCCATCGAAGCATCGATGATGATGTCACTTGGAACATGCAACCCGGTAATGCCTTTGTCCGAATCCACCATAGCCAGTTCGGGCCCATTTTTGATGCAGGTCTGAATGTCCGCTTCGATCTCTTTTTGTTTGGCTTCCGGCAAACTTTTGATCTTCGCGTACACATCGCCCAGACCGTTATTGGCGTTGACTCCCAATTCCTTGAAAGTATCCGCATGCTTTGTAAATACGTCCTCAAAGAAAACAGTGACGCAATGGCCAAAAATGATAGGGTCGGAAACTTTCATCATCGTGGCTTTCATGTGCAAAGAAAACAAAACTCCCTGTTTTTTTGCTTCCGCGATCGATTCCTTGATGAATTTTCGTAAAGCCGCTTTGCGCATCACCGTGGCGTCAACCACATCGCCTGCGTCAAACGTCAATTTGTCCTTTAAAACCGTGGTGCTTCCATCGGCGCCGACAAATTCGATTTTGCCTTTGCCCGCCGACTTGTCGGTGATGGTCGTGGACTTTTCATTGGAGAAGAAATCATCTCCCTTCATGTGGGCCACATTGGTTTTAGAATCCTTCGACCATTTCCCCATTTTATGGGGATTGCTCTTGGCATAATTCTTGACCGAAACCGCCGCCCGGCGATCGGAGTTTCCCTGCCGCAAAACCGGGTTGACGGCACTGCCTTTTACTTTGTCGTACTTGGCTTTGATTTCCTCTTCTTCCTTATTTTTGGGATCTTCAGGATAATCGGGAAGGTCATAACCTTGAGCTTGCAATTCCTCGATCGCGCCTTTGATCTGCGGGATGGAGGCACTGATGTTGGGCAATTTGATGACATTGGCTTCCGGCTTCATCACCATTTCACCCAGCAAAGCCAGATCGTCCGGTTGCTGTTTATCTTTGGGAAGCCTGTCAGGAAACTGCGCAATGATTCGGCCCGCCAGCGAAATATCTTTCGTGCCGACCTTAACGCCTGCGACCTGGGAAAAAGATTGAATGATGGGAAGAAAAGATCCGCTCGCAAGTTCGGGAGCTTCATCGACTTTTGTGTAAATAATGTCTGGTTGTTCTGTATTTGCCATGATCGTACTTTTCCTCAAAAAATGTTCGGGTTGATTATGGATTACCGACACGGTCCGAGCCGGAAGAATGACATGAAAACACTTGAAAAACAGAAGAATTTGGATGGGGGGTAAACTAAATTATTCGCCTGATTTTGTCAAGCAAATTTGCCCCCATCTCTATGGAATCATTGGGAAAAAAGTCCTTTTGCGTCAGGCATCATAGGTAAGGAGAAAACTTTCCCTTGCAAAAGGTTTTGCCATTTCTGCATTTCATACCGCCAACCCC is part of the Nitrospinaceae bacterium genome and harbors:
- a CDS encoding isocitrate dehydrogenase, NADP-dependent, which produces MANTEQPDIIYTKVDEAPELASGSFLPIIQSFSQVAGVKVGTKDISLAGRIIAQFPDRLPKDKQQPDDLALLGEMVMKPEANVIKLPNISASIPQIKGAIEELQAQGYDLPDYPEDPKNKEEEEIKAKYDKVKGSAVNPVLRQGNSDRRAAVSVKNYAKSNPHKMGKWSKDSKTNVAHMKGDDFFSNEKSTTITDKSAGKGKIEFVGADGSTTVLKDKLTFDAGDVVDATVMRKAALRKFIKESIAEAKKQGVLFSLHMKATMMKVSDPIIFGHCVTVFFEDVFTKHADTFKELGVNANNGLGDVYAKIKSLPEAKQKEIEADIQTCIKNGPELAMVDSDKGITGLHVPSDIIIDASMAAAIRTSGKMWGPDGKEHDTLALIPDNSYAGIYQSAIDFCRDNGEFDPTTMGTVPNVGLMAQKAEEYGSHDKTFEAPGKGSIRVVDGAGQTLHEHDVEEGDIFRSCAVKDIPIQDWVKLAVSRARLSETPVVFWLNKDRAHDAQLIEKLNRYLKDHDTSGLDIQTMAPVDAMKHALQRAKEGKDTISATGNVLRDYLTDLFPILELGTSAKMLSIVPLIQGGGLFETGAGGSAPKHVQQFVKEGHLRWESLGEFLALSESLAHLSRTTNNAKAQVLAETLDRAAGKLMENKKSPGREVGELDNAGTHVYLTLYWAQELAAQNDDQDLKKRFTPVAKELEAKLDTILKELTAAKGKPVDIGGYYRPDPEKVRAGMRPSATFNGILDSLAG
- the osmC gene encoding redox protein OsmC encodes the protein MSEHRVRVNWINDSEAFVYDSFNRDHLLTFENGAEIKASSAPSFKGNPDCVDPEEALVGALSSCHMLTFLAISAKKRLNVKSYDDDAVGFLEKNADGKLAVTRAILRPKVVWRGDKTPTSEEIDAIHQKAHGACFIANSILTEVTIESR
- the mdh gene encoding malate dehydrogenase, translated to MNSSRRKITVVGAGQVGTTVAQLCAYNNLGNVVLIDIADGIPQGKALDLQESGCLQVFDSLIVGTNDYKDTAESDIVVITAGLPRKPGQSREELLAINAKIVKSVTEQIMKYSRNPIIILVSNPLDAMVYLAKKVSGLPRTQIVGMAGVLDSARLRTFVSLELDCSLVDVDAMVLGGHGDSMVPLPRYTTVSGIPITELMTQEQIDRLVERTRKGGAEIVGLLKKGSAFLAPGASVAKMIEAILHDKKRILPCTAYLEGEYGWSNIFFGVPVKMGIHGMEKIIELKLTDEETAALNNSAEEVKKTCDEVDALLKECDS
- the lexA gene encoding LexA repressor — translated: MHLTKRQQEIYQYLKDHISRKGYAPSIMEIGKQFNLNSPATVHKHLTHLEDKGLIRKQHNLSRAIEITEEAESALSREYVLLGHIVAGKPIEVLENREVVALMPDAADKDVFVLRVKGDSMIEDHIRDGDYVIAERREWAENGETVVALLDNEKATLKRFYREKGQVRLQPANLEMEPIIVKEGDFKIQGVVIGVMRKFK
- a CDS encoding SAM-dependent methyltransferase, which translates into the protein MGFVLNEVVPWGRSFAEYVKMFDLEGEDFKSRILSCGDGPASFNCEMNQLGHTVTSIDPIYQFSGEQIEQQINKTFDDVIEQVSRNKEDFVWETVRSMDELGRVRLAAMREFLADFEKGKKEKRYFAESLPSLSFEDGRFDLALCSHFLFLYSKQLSLEFHHRAIAEMLRVAGEVRVFPLLELAGQPSPYLNEIIERFKSAGFKVEVKKVPYEFQRGGNKMMRIKNSGTAIWWA